From the genome of Mucilaginibacter paludis DSM 18603:
AAGGGCAGTAAATTTAGTTTTACGATACCGATAGTTCGGTAACAGCCTATTGGCGAACGCGCGACACGCGCGCACCAGCGTGGGAGAACGGGTTAATGTATTTTGAAACATTGCTTCGCCAGCCTACTTGAGCCCCCACAAGGGTTCGGTAGGCCCGCAAAATCCATTTTTTTCAACAAAACAGCAGGCAATTTATTCTAACCCAAACTATCCGGCCAATTGTTAGTTTCCCTTTGTGAAAAAAATTATTATCTTTTCTCGTTTTTAATCTATTCCTTTTTCCATTTCATATGAATATAAGGTGATCAGGAACTTTTCGACGGCACTTATTGAAAAAAAAACGTGTGAATGGGAATTCCGCGTACCCGACAATCAAAACAGGCACCGGTGGTTATTGGCCAGGGGTATGCCCCGTTTCCGGTTCTATGGATCTTTCGCGGGTTATATTAGCTCTACTGTAGCTATTACAGAGATCAAAGAAAATGAACAGCGTAAAAACGCCTTCATCAGCATGGTAAGCCATGAGTTTAAAACACCCCTTACCTCTGCCATCAGCTATATACAGGTTTCTCAAAATAAAGCATTAACCTGCGGTGATACACTTACATCGGGCATGTTGGAGCGGGCCGGTAAACAGTTGAGAAAAATGACCAGCATCATCAACGGCTTCCTCAACCTATCCTGGCTCGAATCGGGCAAGATCTACATCGACCGCCAAAGGTTTGATATATCCCTGTTAATCAAAGAAGCCGAAGAAGAATCAATGGTATCCATATCCAGCCATCAACTGGTGTTCCAACGGGCTACAATGAGCTGGGTAAACGCCGACAGGGAAAAGATAGGCCAGGTGATCAATAAAATCTGTTTGGTAATGCTGTCAATGTTTTTCATATTTAGCATGAGAGTTAAAGCTTCGTTTGAATATGTCATTGGCAGATTCCGCTTTTTCAAAAAGCAGGTTCCCATTAAGTACCAAATAACATAACCAATCTACTATAAATCAAATAACTTTGCTTTAGCTTATGAACCGACTTAAAATATCCTTAATAGCCGCCTGTTTGATTATTAGCCAGCTGAGTTATGGGCAAATGGGGGTCACTACTATTA
Proteins encoded in this window:
- a CDS encoding histidine kinase dimerization/phospho-acceptor domain-containing protein, with the protein product MIRNFSTALIEKKTCEWEFRVPDNQNRHRWLLARGMPRFRFYGSFAGYISSTVAITEIKENEQRKNAFISMVSHEFKTPLTSAISYIQVSQNKALTCGDTLTSGMLERAGKQLRKMTSIINGFLNLSWLESGKIYIDRQRFDISLLIKEAEEESMVSISSHQLVFQRATMSWVNADREKIGQVINKICLVMLSMFFIFSMRVKASFEYVIGRFRFFKKQVPIKYQIT